DNA from Thermoleophilum album:
CCGACCCACTCGCGACCCTGTACCGCGACTAACAAAGCGGCGCGCTCGCGGTCGAAGAGCAGACCGGCGGCCGCCTCCACGAGGTCCGGATGCCAGAAGGGGTTGGGCGGTGCGCTGCGCTCGCAGAGGCGCGCCCAAGCCGCTCGCTCGGCTGGGGAGAGCTCGGCGAGCGGTCGCAGTAGCGCGGTCGGTTCGCGGGACGAGACGTGCGGTGCACCGCGCGCAGGCGGCGCCCCAGTGGATACCGGCAGGGTGACGGTGGGGACGGGCATGGGGCTTGGGCCGTCGTCGAGCAAGTCGCGCCCGGGCAGGGGAGGCGCGAGCTCGGCGCCAGCGTAACGCAGCCACGCGTGTTTCGCAGGGACGCTCGACGGATGAGTGATGCGCGAGCTCCGCTTGCGGGTGGCGCGCCGATGCGGGTACAGGGGCCGAACGCCGGGCTCCTAGAACCCTTCAGAGCGCGTGACGACCGCGCAGTGCTCGGCTCACGGTGATCTCGTCGGCGTACTCGAGGTCGGATCCCGCCGGCAGACCGGTGGCCAGGCGGGTCACGCGCAAGGCGGGGAAGCGGCGGTGTAGCTCCTCGGCGAGGAACAGGGCGGTCGCCTCGCCGGCTGTGGTGGCGTTGGTAGCCACCACCACCTCGTCGATTCCCTCGCGCTCGATCCTCGCCAAGAGCTCCTCGACGTGGAGGTCGTCGGGTTCGACGCCGTCGATCGGCGACAACGCCCCCCCAAGCACGTGGTAACGGCCCCGGAACTCACCGGTGCGCTCGATCGTCACGATGTCGCTCGGCTGCTCGACGACGCAGACCACCGAGCTGTCGCGGCGCTCGTCGGAGCAGATCTCGCAGCGTTCGCCCTCGGCGAAGTTGAAACAAACCGCGCACTCCCGCACCTTGTGCTTGAGGTCGAGGAGGGCAGAAGCCAGCGCCGCGACTTCCTCCTCGCGTCGCGACATCAGGAAGAACACGAGCCGCTGCGCGGTCCTGCGGCCGATTCCGGGCAGCCGCGACAGTTCCGTGATCGCTCGCTCGATCGGCTCCGCCGTCATCACCGCCTACCGTTTCAAACTCTCCAGGCCAACTGGCGAGCGACTCGTCGAACGCTAGAGGCCCGGGGGCCGCAGGTCGCCCGGGAGCAGGTCGGCGAATCCGCCGGTCGCCGCCCCGAGCTTGCGGTTTGCGAGCTCTTGCGCGCCCCGCAGCGCCTCGTTCACGGCCGCCATCACCATCTCTGCGAGCAGTTCGGCATCCTCGGGGTCGATGGCGCGCGGATCGATCTTGAGCTCGCGTAGCTCGAGGTCGCCGCTAACCACCGCCTTGACCATCCCGCCCCCGGCGCTGGCCTCCACGGTCGCCACGCGCAGTTCCTCCTGCGCCTTGGCGACGTCCGCCTGCAGGCGCTGCGCTTGCTTCATCAAATCGCCGAGGTTGGTTTGTCTTGCGCCCTTTTTCACGTTGCCTCCTGCTCGCCGCTCGGTTCCTCGATTTCCTGGGCTCCGAGCTCTCGCTTGAGCCGCTCGATCAGTTGCTCCTTGGTGAGCGCACTCGGGCCAGTTGTCGCCGGTTCGCCCTCGTCGAGCTCGAAGATCGGCACGAGCCGCGCACCGAAGACCCGCTTGAGCAACTCGGCGACGCGTTCGCGTTGAGCCGACACCTTGCGGTAACCGACCGCCCAGCCAGGCGGGAAGGTGATCGTCAGCTGGCCTTCCTGAAGACGCGTCGGACGCGCCTCGGCGAGCCAATGCGAAAGCGCGTGATTGAGCTCACGCGCGGCCTCGCAGACCGCCGGCCAAAGCGCGGCGATGCGCTCGAGATCGGGTTCGTTAGCCGGATCGGCTGGGCGCGCGGCGGTGGACGCCGCGTCCTGCTCGTGCTCGCCCGTCTCTTCCGTCGCTGCGACGCCCGCTGGGCCGGCGCCTCCCGGTGGCCGTGCAGGTGGTTGCGCTGAGGTCACTCGCGCAGTCGGCTTTGCGGCGTCTCGCGCAGTCGGCGTCGCGGCCGCATCGCCCGTGTCGCCGTTCGCACTCTCGACGCTTCCGCCCGCTGCCGCCAGACGCCGTTCCAGGTCTTCGATGCGTAGAAGCAAAGCGCGCAACGAGGGCTCGACCGTCCGATCGCACGCCTTCACCAGCGCAAGCTCGAGCTGCAGCCGCGGCTCGGCACCCTCACGGATGCGGGCAAGCGCCTCACCGAGGTGGTCAAGAACACGGATCGCGATCGCGACCGGGCAGTGCGAGGCTTGCCTTGCGACCGCTTCTCGCTCCTCGGGGGTGATCGCCAACTCCTCCGGCAACGTTCCGACCGTCCCGGCCAGGAGTAGAAGCCGGAAGTGGTGGCCGAGATCGCGAGCCAACCGTTCCGGATCGCCGCCTTCGTCGCAGGCGCGTGCCAGTGCGCGCAGGGCGCGGGCGGCGTCGCCAGCAATCGCAGCAGCGGCGATCTCCTCCAGGTGCTCCTCGTCGGTGAAGCCGAGCACCTCGCGCACCTGTTGGAGCTCGATGCGCGTACCGCCGTAGGTCACCAGCTGCTCGAGCGTGCCGAGCGCGTCTCGGAAACTTCCCGACGCCGCGCGCGCGATCAAGGCGAGTGCCGCATCCGGCACCTCGATCCCCTCCTGCTCGGCCACCCGGCGCAACACTTTGCGTAGTTGCTCGCTGCCCGGACGCCTGAAATCGAAGCGGTGACAGCGATCGACGATCGTCGCCGGAACCTTGTGCGCCTCGGTCGTGCAAAGCACGAACACGACGTGCGGCGGGGGTTCCTCGAGCGTTTTCAAGAAGGCATTCCAAGCCGCGCTCGAGAGCATGTGCGCCTCGTCAAGGATGTAGACCCGGCGGCCACCCTCGAGGGGGGCCAGGTGAACGCTGTCACGAAGCTCGCGGATGTCGTCGACTGAGTTGTGCGAGGCGGCGTCCATTTCGACGACGTCCATCGAGCCCCCCGCCATGATCTCGCGGCAGCGGGGATCGTCGGGGTCGAAATCGGTGCGCGGCGCGCCGCTGCAGTTCAGCGCGCAGGCGAGCAGCTTCGCCATGCTGGTCTTGCCGGTTCCGCGCGACCCAACGAAGAGGTAGGCGTGGTGGACCCGATCTCGCTCGATCGCGTTCTTGAGGGTCCGCACGACGTGCTCCTGACCAACCACCTCATCGAAGGTGCGAGGCCGGTGGCGGCGGTAGAGGGAGCGCATCGGAAAGTGCATGCTAACCCTGCCGCAAGCAAGTAACGGGAGGGTCGATGAGCGAGATCCGCAAAATCGCGACCGACGCGGCACCGGCTGCGATCGGTCCTTACACCCAGGCGATCGTCCACGGCGGTGTTCTCTACTGCTCCGGTCAGATCGCGCTCGATCCGCAAAGCGGGGAGCTGGTCAAGAGCGACGTCGAGGGCCAAACACGCCGTTGCCTCGAGAACCTGGAGGCGGTTTGTCGTGCGGCCGGCACGACGCTGGCGCGCGCCTTGCGGATCACCATTTACGCCACCGACCTCGCGCGCTTTGCGGCGATCAACTCTGCTTACGAGGGCTTCTTCGCCGAGATCGGCGGGCAGCCGCCGGCACGTGTCACGGTCGGGGTGGCGGAGCTCCCGCGCGGCGCCGACGTCGAGATCGACGCGATCGTCGCCCTGCGTTGACGCTCAAAACGGCTCCGCAAGCGGATTGAACAGTGGACCGTGCACCCGCCTCCGAGGCCGCCCCGCGCCTCCCCGCGACCTTCCGGCTCCGGCCAGGCTTGCCCGCGGCGCGAGGACGCTACCGCTTAAGGCTGCTTCCTCCCGGACCTGACCTGGTTCACGGGCGCCCACCGCGCGGGACCCGGCCATCTACGCCTTCCAGCCTCGGGACCGACCCAGGACCGCACCCCTCGGGCGGGAGTTCGGCCCCGCTAGAGCGGATTGCGGGTGACAGGGCACCGCTACCTCCCCGCCTAGCACGGTCCGCCACGAGCTTACCGCGACGCGCCTCGCGCCACCCGCAGCGCGGCTAGACTGCGCTGCGGTCGCGCGGGCGCGTAGCTCAGTGGGAGAGCGCTCCCCTCACACGGGAGAGGTCGCTGGTTCGAGTCCAGCCGCGCCCATCGAAGGGCGTGGGGCGCCAGCGGCTTCAGCGTTGGTCGGTCTCGGGTGAGCGCTGACCGTCGTTGCCGCTTCGGTAGGCGATGACCTCAACGCGCTCGAGCGTCACCAGCCCCTCCTCGACCATCTCGTCCAAGATCGGTAGCACGGCATCGATTCGCTGCTCGCTGTCGACCACCTCGATGACGATCGGCAAGTCCTCCGACAGCCGCAGCAAGCGGTAGGTGTGCAGCCGACTGTGCGCCCCGAAACCTTCGATTCCGCGTAGAACCGTCGCCCCCGCGAGCCCGTGCTCGCGGAGCGTCTCGACGATCACTTGGTAGAGCGGCTTGCCCCCGCGACGGTCGGACTCGCCGATGAAGATGCGCAGCAGCTTCCCGGGTCCTTCGATTCGCATCCGCTCACACCACCCTTCCGACCCCGACCCCGAGCGCCGCCGCTAGCAGCCCGAGCGCGAGCGACAAGGCGACGTTCAAGAGCGCTTCGCCCACCGCGCCGCTCTCGAGCATCCTCAAGGTCTCGTAAGTGAACGTAGAGAAGGTCGTGAACGCCCCAAGAAAGCCGATTCCGAGAGCTATCCGCCACTCCGCGGGTAGCACCATGCGGTTGGTCGTGAGCTCCACCAGCGCACCCAGGGCGAACGAACCGGCGATGTTGACCACCAGCGTGCCCCAAGGGAACTGTCCAGCCGTGGCCCGCGAAACGGCGCCGTCGACCGCGTAGCGGGCGACGGCGCCAAGGGCTCCGAAGGCCGCCACCGCCAGATAGCGCATCACGCCCGCGCAGCCTAGCCCTCGAGCGCCAGCTGGCGCCCCGCCACGGCTCAGTTGAGCGCGGGGTCCGAGGGCATCGTGGCGAGCAGGGCGTAGGGGCCGCCCTTGCGCCTCAGTACTACGCGCCAAAGGTCGCCGTCCAAGAACGGGTCCTCCGGGCTTGCGGCCTCGACAATCCAAGCCTCTTGCTCGAGCTCACGCTCGAGCTGACCCGGCGCCCAGCCCGCGTAGCCGGCGTAGACCCGGATCCGCGCCAGGCTCGTGGGCGGCCGCTCCGGATCGAGCACCCCGAGCGTTCCCACCACGATCGAGCTCGCTTCCTCGGGATCGCCAAACTCGCCGAGGGCGATCACAGCCGTTGGCTGCACCGGGCCCCCGATGAACAGCTGTTCGTCGCCAAAGCCGAGCTCCGCAAGCGCCGGGACCGCATCCGCGACGCGGACATCGGAGGGTCGATTGAGGATCACGCCGAGCGCGCCCTCAGCGCCGTGCTCGACCACCAGCACCACCGACCGCCGGAAGTAGTCCTGCAGAACGGGGGCGGCGATCAGTAGCTTGCCCCTCAGCGACTGCCCGCCCATACCACGAGTGATAGCCGAGGCCGTGCGAGCAGCGCCGCTAAGTCCAGTGACCCTCGCGAAGCAGCTACCGTCCGTGCTCGAGCCGCCACGGGCCAAGGCTCCGGCAGCGTCCAGGCGACGTCGAGATGGATCGTCGAACCGAGAGAGTGCGTGTGGAAACCGACCGCTTCCGAATCGTCGGGGAACTCAGTCTGCCGGAACAGGGTTACGGCAGCCGCCTATCGGACCATGTCAACCGGCGCGAGGTCGACTTCCTGGTGCTGCGCCACGCAAAGGTCACCGCGCTCGCGGGCGAAGCGACCGGCGACGAATGGACCACGCCGGTGGTTCTGGTCGGTCTGCGGCACGCCCGGCTGATCATCCCCGACCCGGATCGGACCGACCCCTGATCGCTTGGTCGGGCCGACCCCTAGTCACCGGCGTTCCCGCGGTGACCTGTCGCCTGAGCGGAGAGGGTGGGATTCGAACCCACGAGGCGGCTTGTGGCCGCCCACGCGATTTCCAGTCGCGCACCTTAAGCCACTCGGTCACCTCTCCGGACGGGCCCAAGCGTAGCCCGAGCAGCGCCCGCACCAGTCCTCGCTGACGGGGTCTTAGACGCCCTCGCTGAAGGCGCCCTCGGCGGCCGCGGCGCGCTCCGCCAGGCGCGCTCTTGCCCGCTCGACGAGCTCGCGAAGCAGCGGTGAGAACGGTCGCTCTTCCTCGGTGTGCCATTGCACGCCGCAGACGAAGTCGCGCTCCGGAACCTCGATCGCCTCCACGATCCCGTCGGGGAGCGAGCGCCCGACCGCGACCAACCCATCGCCGAGCTCGTCGACCGCCTGGTGGTGGTGCGAGTGGACGACGATGCGCTCGGCGCCGATCGTCCGCGCGACGAGCGAGCCGGCGACGAGCTCGACCTCGTGCGAGCCGTAGGTGCCGAGCTCGGGCAGGTGGCGCTCGTCGCCGACCACGTCCGGCACGTGCTGGATCAGCGTCCCTCCGAGGGCGACGTTCAGCACCTGTACGCCGCGGCAGATCCCGAGCACCGGCAGGTCGGCCTCGACCGCGGCGTAGCAGAGCGCGAGCTCGAAGCGGTCGCGCTCGCCGTCACCGGTGATCGTCGCCTGGTGTGGCCGGGCACCGTAGCTTGCCGGGTCGAGGTCGAGCCCGCCCGTCAGCACGAGGCCGTCGAGGTGCTCCAGGAGGTACTCCGGCGCCAGCGCCGACTCGTCGTCGGGCGGCAGCAGGATCGGCATTCCGCCGGCGTCGCGCACCTGATCGATGTAGGTACGCGCAACAACGGCGGCCTCGGCCTGCCAGACGCTCCAGCGGGCGCGCTCGATCGCCCCCGTGATGCCGATGATCGGTCGTCTGCCGGCGGTATGGCGAGTCATCGTCGCTAGATTGGCTGATTGGCGTGGTAGTCGGGTCGCTGATCGTAATCGGCCACTTCGGCCATTGGTACATCTCGCTTCCCGTGTACCTCGGCCCGGCACTCGCCATCGTGCTCTGGCTGTGGCTCGGTGACCGACGGGAACGCTCGCGTGCCGCCAGCGCTGCGCCTGTAAACGACGACAGTGCGAGCGACGAGCTAGCACGAGCGAGCGGGCCCGGCGCCCCGCCCGAGCCCGGACGCTGAGCGACGATGCCAGAGCCGGGGGGCGTCGTCGTCGTAGCCTCGACGGTGGCGCTTTTTGTCATCGGCTACCGGCGCGCACGGGCGCGCGGGCTCGCTCCCGGTGTCGCCCGAGCGCTCGTTGCCGGACCTGCGGTCGGGGCATTAGCGCTGGCGCTGCTCTCGCCCCTCGACAGCCTCGCCCACCGATCGATCGCCGCACATATGGCACAGCACGTGCTGCTTGCCGACATCGCAGTGCCGCTGTTGCTGATCGCCTTCCGAGCCCCGATCGGCGCCCTCGCCGCACCACCGACGCTCGTTGCCGGCTTCGGTCGTGCACGGCGACTGCGTCGCGCAATGGCTTGGCTGGTGCGCCCGACGCACGCTGTCCCGATCTACGCGCTGGTCTTGCTCGGCTGGCATCTCGGACCGGCCTTCGAGGCGGCGCTTCACTGGCCGCTCTTACACGCGCTACAGCATCAGTCGTTCGTGGTTGCGAGCGTTTTGGTCTGGTGGCCGATCATCGAGCCTGTCCGTCGACGGCCGCGCCACGCGCTTTGGAAACTGCCGTATCTCTTCGCCGCTCGCTTCGCCGGCATGGCGTTGGCGATGGGCATCGCGGCGATGCGCAGCCCGCTCTACTCCGGCGCCTATGGGCTTGGTGAGCGGTGGCCCGGTCTCGACCCGCTCAGCGATCAACGGCTCGGTGCGGCGCTCATGTTTTCGACTGACGTAGTCGTGCTGGGGGTCGGCCTGACGCTCCTCTTTTTCGCGGCGGCGCGGGCGGACCAGGGGGGCGGCGAGACGCCGCGGATGGCGCGGCCCTCCAGTCGTGAGCTCGGACGCGCCCTGTAGTTTCTTCGCCCTTGTCCCGGAAGGTCTCGTGAATTCGTCCCGCAAAACTCGGTTCGTAGCGGTCGTTGCGGCTGCGGCGGTCCTGGCCGGGGTCGCGATCGCGGCGAGCTTGCTTGGTAGCGAGCGCAGCTCGCCCTCGGGGTCTGGCGTCACCGGCGCCCGCGAGGTGCGCTCACTTTTGCAGGGAATCCTGCAGTCAGGTTACGCGCTCGGTGATCCACGCGCGCCCGCGACAGTCGTCGAGTTCGTGGACCTCCAATGCCCCTTTTGCGCACGCCTCGCCAGCGAAGCACTGCCCGACCTGATCCGCCGCGAGGTGCGCAGCGGTCGGCTGCGCCTCGAGCTGCGCGTACTTGCGTTCATCGGTCCCGACTCCGAGCGGGCCGCGCGCTTCGCCGCGGGCGCTGCGCGCCAGTACAAGGTCTGGCAGTTCACCGAGCTCTTTTTCCGCAATCAGGGACGCGAGAACTCGGGCTACGTGACCGATAACTTCCTGCGGCGGATCGGCGCCGCCATCCCCGGCTTCGACGTCGATCGGGCGCTGGCGTTCGCCCAGCGTCCAGAGGCAGAAGACGACCTCGAGCGCGCGCGACTGGCGGCCGGGCGATTGCGCGTGAGCTCAACGCCGACGCTGTTCTTGGTGCCGCGCGGGGGTCAGCCGCGCAAGCTCGAGTTGTCGGATCTCACGGCATCCGCGCTGAGGGAGGCTATCCGCGCTGCAGCCGTCCGCTAGGGCTGCGGCGATGGCCGGCCCGTTTGCGAGTAACAACCGCGATCGGCAACTGCGGGCCGCAGCGATCTTGCTCGCCCTGCTGGGGGCGGGGATCGCCGGCTACCTCACTTACGTCCATTACGCCGGTACCGCGCCCGTGTGTGTCGCCGGCGGGGGCGCTTGCGAGCGTGTTCAGACGTCTCGCTACGCGGAATTGGCGGGGGTGCCGGTGGCCCTGCTCGGCCTTGTCGCCTACCTGATGATCTTGGTGACCACGATCGCCCGCCACCCGTTGGCGGTTTCGATCGCAGCGATGGTGGCGGCCGCGGGCTTTGCCTTCAGCGTCTACCTAACGTTCATCGAGCTCTTCGTGATCCGCGCGATCTGTCAGTGGTGTGTGGCGAGCGCCCTCACGATGACAGCGCTCGCGGTCGTCACGGCGTGTCGCGTGATCGTCGGCGGCGAGGTGTTGGTCGAAGAGGAGCGCTGAAACGGGCGGGCACCCGGGGCGACAGGTGCCCGCGCTGAGCGCGGCTCGGGCGCACCGCCGAGAAGCGAGCGATCGCGACGATCGAAGCCGCAGAGCCGACGACCAATGTCGCTGCAGCGATCGCCGCGACGCGCCAGAACGACTCCGGGAACAGCCGTATCAGCGTGGAATCGCTGGCGAAGCGCCAGTTCCCTTGAGGGAACAGGAGCGCGTGAAAAGCTTCGAATAGGGGACCGAAGGCGAGGACCGCAAGCAGCGCGAGCGAAGCGGCGAAGACCAACGCGCCTGTTGCGCCTAGGCGAACGCAGCGCAGGAGTGCCGTGCGGTCACCGCGCAGCGTGTAAGCGCCGACGACAGCAGCCATCGCGGCGGCGGCGAGGGTCGCCCAGGCGGCTCGCAGCACCGTGCGCACGTCGCGCAAGTGCGCCCGTTCGTCCTCGCTCAACGCGAGTCCCGCGCTCGCGCGCGGATCGAGGGTGAAGTCGCCACCGTCGTAGAGATCACCGACGATCGCCGCGCTTGCGCGCTCGACCGCGAACTCGGGTACGCCGAGCGGATCCACGCCGACCAGATCTTGGAGAGCCGCGACCGACGCGGGGGCCACGAGCAGGAGCGGACCGGCCAACACGAGAGCGACACCAACGCCGCCCGAAAGCGCGAGCTGCGCCCCCCGCCGGCGACCGGCGGTTCCCGTTGCGTGTTCGCAGCGCCTGACCCCCACCCCCGACAAGTCTGACCGACCGCGCTCCGGCGGTGCGCTGGCAGACGGATCTCCGCACCCCGCCCCCGAGCAAGCGGTGATCGTGGTCAGAGCCCGGAGCGCGATCAGACCGGCTCACCCACCGTCGCCGGCGGGATGTAGTGGTTGCCGCGGAACAGCTCGCCGGGGTCGTAGGCCGCCTTCACCATGCGCAGACGGGCCCAGGTCTCGGGATCGAAGAACGCGCTTGCGTCGGCCGGCCGGGTGACGAAGTTCCCGTACTCGCCGCACACGTGCCGTGCGACGGCCCGGTCGACCGCGCGCAGGTAGCGGTCCGCGGTCGCCGCCGACTCGGCGTCGGACGGCACGCCCAGGGCCAACAGGCAGTAGTTGCCAGGCAGCGTGGCGCGCGCACCGGCGTGCGGCGCTAGCCGCGCCATCGCCTCGCCCATCTGCCGCAGCTGGACCAAGGCCAGCGGCGATCCCGAGTCCGGGCCGACGGCCGCGAGCAGCTCCGCGATGGGGACCTCGTTGAGCAGCGCGGAGGTCAGGGCGAGTGGCAGCGGCATCGGCGGGTCCATCGCCAGGTCGCCCAGCGCCGCCGGTGGAACTAGCGCGAAGGTGTCGATCACTGGCCCGAGCTGCCGGACGGCGCCCAGCAGCTCCCGGCCGTCTTGCTCATCGCCCAGGTAGGCGCCCAGCACGACGGCGAAGGAGCCGCCGCGAACGGGTTCGGGCACGAACGGGAGGTCGGGGAACTGGAACAGCGAGCACCAGGTCATCAGCTCCTCGGGCGCCGATGGCGCCAGCTCAGTCCAGGCGCGCAGCACCTCCTCCGCCCGCTCGAACGGGAAGAACAGCGCGCCCGCGTACAGCTCCTCCACGGGGTAGGCGCGGAACTCGATAGCTGTGACGACCCCGTAGTTGCCGTTCCCGCCCCGCAACGCCCAGAACAGGTCCGGCTCGTCTGCGGCGTCGACGCGTCGCAGTGCCCCGTCGGCGGTGACGACCTCGATAGCGGTGACGCTCGAGGCCTGAAGACCGTACTTGCGGCTGAGCCACCCCATGCCGCCGCCGAGCGAGTAGCCGGCCACGCCGACCTCGGGCGACGACCCATGCAGAACAGCGAGCCCGTGCTCGGAGAGGACAGGGGTGACGCGCCCCCACTTGACGCCGGCACCGGTGCGCACGCGCTGGCCGCCCGGGTCGATCGCGAGCTCCTGCAGACGGCGGACGTCCACGAGCATCGTGTCGTCGAGCGCCGCGCCGAAGGCCTCCGCGTTGTGGCCGGTCGCCTGGGGCGCCACTCGCAGCCCGCGCTCGCGTGCATACTCGATCGCCACGGCAACCTCTGCGGCGTTGCGCGGCAGGGCGATCCCCGCCGGCCGCAGATCGAACGCGAGGTTGAAGACCTGGCGCGTGGCGTCCCAGTCCGGGTCCGACGGACCGACGATCTTGACGGCTGTGGTGCTGGGTGTGCTGATGATCGACATGACAGCGATCCTCGCCCGCCACAACCGTTCCGAACATCCCGCGAGTTGAGGATCCTTGCCGCGTTCGACCCCCTCATCTGCGGGGGTGACAACCCGCGTGCGCGGGTGTCGCTTCGCTGGCATGATGCTCGCGTCGCCGGAGCGCGCGCTCGAGGGGATCGAGCGCCTGGTCGACGGCGGCCTCACCGCCCAGGATCTGCTCGAGCAGGCGGCGGAGCGAATCGCGCGCGTCGTGCCGGCCGACGGGCAGTTCTTCGCGGCGACCGACCCGTCGACCACGCTGCCCATGGGGCCGGGGCTGCTGCGGAACCTACCCGTCGAGCTCTGCCGGGTCCACTGGAACTACGAGTTCCTCGTCCCCGACTACTTGAAGTTCGGCGATATCGCTTGGAGCACGCGACCAGTGGCGGACCTGCACGACGCGACCGGCGGACGCCCCGAGCGCTCGGCGCGGTGGCGGGAGGTCAGCCTCTATACGGGCTTTCGCGCGGAGGTGCGCATGGTCTTCGCCGTAGACGGCGCCGTGTGGGGAGTCGGCCAGCTCGACCGGCTGAGCCAGCCGCGCTTCTCCGACGAGGAGAAGGCTTGGCTCGAGCGCGTCGCGCCGGTGCTCGCGCGCGGCCTACGGGCTGACGCGCCGCGAAGTCGACGTCGCCCGGCGCATCGCCCGCGGGATGACCACCTCGAAAATCGCCAGCGACTTGCATCTGTCCCCGCACACCGTGCGCGACCACGTGAAGACGATCTTCGCGAAGATGGGCGTCGGCAGCCGTGGCGAGCTCGTCGCCAAGGTGTTCGCCGACAACTACGCCGAGCCCGACCGACGGTACCGGCCTGGGGACTGAGGACCGTCTTTGCGAAGCGCTCGGGCGTGCGCCTCGCCGAATACCTCCCCGCGCATCCCGTTCCAGCACGTCATCTCGCCGCGCGCGCAAAACCGCGGCGAACGCCAGCGCAAGCTTGGGCTCGTCGGACTTCCGACGCGCGGCGCCGCGCGGTGGGCTTGCTGACGCCGCGCTTCAGTTTGGAGGCGGAGGGGGAGGGATTCGAACCCTCGAGGGACCTATCGGCCCCTAACGGTTTTCGAGACCGCCCCGTTCAGCCACTCCGGCACCCCTCCGGGAGTGAGCACGCCGGCGGGCGTGCGGGCGCCGGCGAAGGCTAGCGCCGCGCACGGAAAAAGGCGCGCAGCAGCTCGCCACACTCGTCGGCCAAGAGGCCACCCGCAACCTCTGGCCGGTGGTTGAGACGGCGCTCGCCAGTCACATCGAGCACGCTGCCACAAGCGCCTGCTTTGGGATCGGGGGCGCCGTAAACGACACGCGGCACCCGCGCCAGCACGATCGCACCGGCGCACATCGCGCACGGCTCGAGCGTGACGTACAGCACGGTCTCCAGCAGTCGCCAGGAGCGCAGCTTCCGAGCCGCTTCTCGCAGCGCCAGGATCTCCGCATGCGCGGTCGGATCTTGGCGCAGTTCGCGCTCGTTTCGGCCCGCTCCGATCACCTCTCCCCGGTGCACGATCACACAACCAATCGGCACGTCGTCGTGAGCCGGCGCGCGCTCCGCCTCGCGGAGCGCGAGCCGCATGAAGTACTCGTCGCGGGGAAAGAAGCGATCGCTCAACTTCGTTTACCGGACTCCGCGCCGGCGCCGCAAAGCGCGCCGGCGATGCTCGGAACTACAGCAACCAGCCGACCGCCACAACCACCGCCGGTGAGCGGTGTTTCTCTCTGTGCCGAACAAGCCAGGATGGTCGTGGACAAAGCTGAGCGGGAGAACCGTCTGCGACACCTGGGATGGCTTGCGAAAGAACGGGAAACGTTGATCGGGAAGAGCTTGGCAGGCGGCGCAGCGCGCGGATCGCGCGGTGCGGAGGCAGACACTCGCGCGACACGAGCAGCGGGCTCGCGAGCAGCGTGCTCCCTTGCAGCGCTTGCGGCGTGCGCCCTCGCCGGCTTCTTCGGGCAGAGCTCGCAGGCAGCGCCTAGTCATAAACCGGTGCTACGGGTGGCGCTGCGGGAGGCGATCGAGTCGGCCCCTTGGGCGCGCGCCGAAGTGATCGTCCGCTGGCGGGCGAGCGTCGCGCCGCGCCTGCGATCGGCACTGCTGCGGGGAGTTCGGGCCCGAGTGATCGATCGTGGCGCCGACGGCAGCGCGTTGCTTCGGCTACGCAACGCTTCCGAGGCCGCGAGCGCGGCGGTCCGACTCGAAGCCAGCGGTGCGGTGCGTTGGGCAACCCCCAACTATCGAGCGCACGCCAGCTTCGTGCCGAACGACCCTGCCTTCAGCCGCCAGTGGCACCTATCGAGAGCGCGCGGCATCGATGCACCGGCCGCCTGGGACCTAGCGAGCCAACGCGGAGCTCCCGGCGGCGCGGGCGTAACAGTCGCGGTCGTGGA
Protein-coding regions in this window:
- a CDS encoding response regulator transcription factor, producing MTRREVDVARRIARGMTTSKIASDLHLSPHTVRDHVKTIFAKMGVGSRGELVAKVFADNYAEPDRRYRPGD
- a CDS encoding DUF1461 domain-containing protein: MGVRRCEHATGTAGRRRGAQLALSGGVGVALVLAGPLLLVAPASVAALQDLVGVDPLGVPEFAVERASAAIVGDLYDGGDFTLDPRASAGLALSEDERAHLRDVRTVLRAAWATLAAAAMAAVVGAYTLRGDRTALLRCVRLGATGALVFAASLALLAVLAFGPLFEAFHALLFPQGNWRFASDSTLIRLFPESFWRVAAIAAATLVVGSAASIVAIARFSAVRPSRAQRGHLSPRVPARFSAPLRPTPRRRRSRDTP
- a CDS encoding DsbA family protein, with product MNSSRKTRFVAVVAAAAVLAGVAIAASLLGSERSSPSGSGVTGAREVRSLLQGILQSGYALGDPRAPATVVEFVDLQCPFCARLASEALPDLIRREVRSGRLRLELRVLAFIGPDSERAARFAAGAARQYKVWQFTELFFRNQGRENSGYVTDNFLRRIGAAIPGFDVDRALAFAQRPEAEDDLERARLAAGRLRVSSTPTLFLVPRGGQPRKLELSDLTASALREAIRAAAVR
- a CDS encoding FAD-binding oxidoreductase; amino-acid sequence: MSIISTPSTTAVKIVGPSDPDWDATRQVFNLAFDLRPAGIALPRNAAEVAVAIEYARERGLRVAPQATGHNAEAFGAALDDTMLVDVRRLQELAIDPGGQRVRTGAGVKWGRVTPVLSEHGLAVLHGSSPEVGVAGYSLGGGMGWLSRKYGLQASSVTAIEVVTADGALRRVDAADEPDLFWALRGGNGNYGVVTAIEFRAYPVEELYAGALFFPFERAEEVLRAWTELAPSAPEELMTWCSLFQFPDLPFVPEPVRGGSFAVVLGAYLGDEQDGRELLGAVRQLGPVIDTFALVPPAALGDLAMDPPMPLPLALTSALLNEVPIAELLAAVGPDSGSPLALVQLRQMGEAMARLAPHAGARATLPGNYCLLALGVPSDAESAATADRYLRAVDRAVARHVCGEYGNFVTRPADASAFFDPETWARLRMVKAAYDPGELFRGNHYIPPATVGEPV
- the tadA gene encoding tRNA adenosine(34) deaminase TadA, whose translation is MSDRFFPRDEYFMRLALREAERAPAHDDVPIGCVIVHRGEVIGAGRNERELRQDPTAHAEILALREAARKLRSWRLLETVLYVTLEPCAMCAGAIVLARVPRVVYGAPDPKAGACGSVLDVTGERRLNHRPEVAGGLLADECGELLRAFFRARR
- a CDS encoding vitamin K epoxide reductase family protein; translated protein: MAGPFASNNRDRQLRAAAILLALLGAGIAGYLTYVHYAGTAPVCVAGGGACERVQTSRYAELAGVPVALLGLVAYLMILVTTIARHPLAVSIAAMVAAAGFAFSVYLTFIELFVIRAICQWCVASALTMTALAVVTACRVIVGGEVLVEEER
- a CDS encoding cytochrome c oxidase assembly protein encodes the protein MPEPGGVVVVASTVALFVIGYRRARARGLAPGVARALVAGPAVGALALALLSPLDSLAHRSIAAHMAQHVLLADIAVPLLLIAFRAPIGALAAPPTLVAGFGRARRLRRAMAWLVRPTHAVPIYALVLLGWHLGPAFEAALHWPLLHALQHQSFVVASVLVWWPIIEPVRRRPRHALWKLPYLFAARFAGMALAMGIAAMRSPLYSGAYGLGERWPGLDPLSDQRLGAALMFSTDVVVLGVGLTLLFFAAARADQGGGETPRMARPSSRELGRAL